The Natranaerobius trueperi region CTTTCAATTCCATTATGGATGCAATTAAACTAAAAAGGAGTGATAACAATGAATAAATATTTTAACCTTTCAATTCCATTATGGATGCAATTAAACTTTAAAATTAGTGAAGATAATATTTTAGATATTCTACTTTCAATTCCATTATGGATGCAATTAAACCCTTATTCAAAACATTATTTTACCGGGGATTTTAAGGTATATCAAAGGTAGATAAATCTGTCTACCTCAAATCTTGTAAATTCCCCGGGAAGTTCACAGATTTTACATTTGTAACCCCATGATATTGTAGAAGTACTTTATACGCTGATTTATGTGCATACCATTACAGGGACCCCCGTAATCCTAATTAAGCACCTCGGGTATTAACTGCTGCTAACTGTACATCGCCTTCTGTTCTATTATACAATACTCAGGCTAAATTTGTAGATTATACTAAAATCATAATTTATTTCGGATTCACCTAGGTCATCTTGTTTCTGAACAGTCCTAATTCCTGTAACTAATACAGCCATATCAACTGTTACATCATCACTCTTAATAAAATACTATAACCTAGAATAGAAGTTTTTCAATTTAAACTCACTTTTACAATCCTACAAGTCCATATTATTCTTTTTTTATGTTATCTGTCAACTACTTAAGACAAATTTAGAAACATTAATAATTTTAAATTAATGACCTCAGTAATATTCAACTACTAGCTATTTGCCAGTAAAGTTTAAGTAATACAAAAGCTCCGATGTACTCACGGAGCTTTTGTATTAATCCCAATGTTCTTTCAAAATATCGTATGATTTTTTCAACCTCTGTTGGTAACGCGGTTCCCCCCATGTTTCCCATAAAAATGGTTCAGATGTAAAATCACTAATAATTTCTTCTTCATTTCCAATTAAATATCCCGAAACCACAAAACCATCAGTTTCAATTGTATTTAATTGATCCCTCTCAAGATAAGCATAGTTACCATCATCGTTAAGGACTCTATGAGAAGTAGGATCTGTTAAATTTATTCTTCCCCATGGTATACGAATAGATAGCTTGTCATCACCCTTTTTATACCAATGATTATGCGTCCCTTGGAAATTTCCGTAGTTTAGAGTAGACCCATCTTCTCTTACTTCTTCAATTACAGATCCATCTTCTCTAACAATACGAGCATTAATCAAGGGAGTAATAGGATGAAACTCACCTGTATTAGTAGCTTTAGATGCAAAATTCATATTAGCAGCATTATAATCAGGAGTTACTAAAATTTGTGCATCTTGTTTGTTTTTAATTTCTATAAGAAATTCTTTACCCGTTTCAAAAGTTAGACCTTTATCTCTATAAACAAATTGTCCTTTCTCTCTGTCATACGTATCTATTCCCAAAATAATACTCTGATCAGCTAAATCAATCGCTCTATCAAATTCTAAGTCAATATATAAATAAGATTCGTTTCCTCTAAAACTAACTCTTTCAAATCCATTTTCTGTAGACAATTCATAGTAAGCTTTTTCAGGCTTAATCGCTTCATTAGCTAATATACCATAGTTTTGCTCTGGATCTAAAACATTATGCCAAAAAACATTGTGTTCATAGGGAATCATGAATGGTTCTGTCGTCCACGTTTTTTTAGCCCATTCATCCATCCACTCAAAGATAATACCTCCCATATAGTTTTCTTTTTTAATACTATCCATCATCCTGATAATTCCTTCGCCCTGTTCTTTTTCTGTCAAGCCACCATGATGATATCCATCAGGGCTATAATGCGCATTACCCATACCAGTAGCTATACCAAATTCTGCAACTAAAGCAGGAAAGTTTTCATGCTTTTCCATAAAATGTTCTAGATATCCCCCATAACGAAAAGTTCCCTCTTCATCTTGATAATTTTCATATCTTTGATTATGATTGATAAAATCGGGATAATTAGGATATATATGATATGACCCATAAAAACCTGCTAATAAGTCTTCTCCCCTTTGAAAATTTCTAATATCGATAGAAGCTTCATCATCAAAAATCCCTTCATCACCAACAAATTCTTGCCACTTTTTTGTATGATCGATCGGGTCTAAAATTGGCCAACTTACGAATGCATTAGGACGCTGCCAGTTATATTTTTTAGCTTCATACTCCATAGTGTAATCAATGGCTTTAGCTAACCAAACTTCTGTTGGTGTACCATCTTCAACTCCCAAGTAATCACCTTGGTATGATGTTATATCATTTAATTTATTAGTTTGATTTACTTCATAAGTTTCTATCTCCCGACCTACTAAATAGGAAATTGTGTAAGGTGAAACATCAGCATAATAATCACCATAAGCTCTTCCTGGGCGCTTTGGTACCTTTCCTTCACCGTGAATGGCATCAACCACATATTCAATTTCTTTGTAAAAGTCTTCTACATATTCTTCACCTAATAAATTATCATTTTCAGGGTGTTCTTCAGGCCAAATATTTTGAAATAGCCATAATTCATCACCCGGGTTGTTTAAATTATATTCTAAGAAAGCTCGATAAAAGGATGGATCCATTAATGTATATACTCTAACGGAATTAACATTCATATCTCCAATTTTTTCTAACCACTGCCTATACGTTGATTCTTTGTCCGGAAATTCAGTAAACCACTTACCGGGGTTTGCTATCCCTATATTCACTCCTTTTATAAATAGGTCTTCAAAGCTATCACCAGTGTATATCTGCATGTGACTTTCATCAGTTTTCGATATCATACGAGTATTGTCTTTTTCATAGACATGTTCATATTTGAGTTCTTCTAGTTTATCTGATCTTTCGCTTACAGCATGAGCTTTAGCTAATATATTTTCCATAACCGGTACATAAGTTCTCCAATAAAATCTAGTTTGATTATCTAGCACACTACTCACACCAGACATTATCTTAGCTAGACCCGCCAAATTATGAAATGGAGTACTTGATATATTAGAAAAACTACCTGACATGTAATATGCATCATATATACTATTACTAAACTTAGAGATCGCAGAAAACTCTTCAGGTATACCATACTCCTTTGCCTGATTTAATCCATTTTCCGTTAAACTAGCTGTAAGATCAAAGTCTGCCAAAGATTTTGTCTCTTCATCATGTTCTGTGATATCAAACCAACCCGTATAACTTGTATCGTCTTTTAATCCTAAAAACTTTTCCCCTTGTTCAGTAAAAGTCATATTTATCCCTTTGATATGAGAAGTTTTACTTTCATCTAATATAACTACTTGCTGTTTCTTTTCATTTAAAAATATAAAGCCTTCTCCTTCATAGTCATAAGTGTTATTATCATCTTGATAAATTTTAAATACCTCACCGGGAATAGAGTTTGAATCAGACAAATCGCTAAAGTATTTGCCTACCCAGCCAGTCCACCTAACACCTAATAGTTCATACATATACTCTCTCACATGATCTGGTGTCGGGTTTGAAAAAGTATTAAATTCAGAGATTATCGTTGTACCATTATAAGCTGCTTTTGTTATACTCTCTATTTCATTATACTGAAGACCGCTAAATTCTTCTTTTTGATCTGTTAATCCATAGGTATCAGCTATATAAATAACATCTTTATCAGTCAAATCTTTTTGTAAGGGACGGAATTCAAAGTCATTGTTACTTGCTTTGATAGGGACAACACCATAATAGTCTTTGTTTTCATTATAAATTTTTCCATCACTTTGAGTATATTTCAAATGATTAAGTAACCAGGTAACCCCTTGGTGTTCGCTAAAAGAACCATCAGACACGGTTTTGTTAAAAATCGCAACATCTAATTCTTCCTGAGGACCAAAGGACCATACAATCCAAGGAAGAATTAATAAAATCACAATTAAAGTAATAATCTTTGATTTATTATTCATAAACTATCTCCACATTATCAAGGTGGCTTTCTAATTTTGTTAGTAACTCCGTCACTACATTTTCATCATTTGTTTTCGCAGCTTCCTCTATTTTGTAACCAAGCTCAGTTACATAATCAAAACCATATCCGCCACCAACACCCTTGATGGTATGTCCAAGTTTTCTAATAGTTTCAAAATCATTCTCCAAGAGAGCGTTTCTCATTTTTTTAATTTCTTGATATCTATTTTCTAAGAACAAGGGAATCAAGTCTTTTAAATCTTTATCTACATAAACTTTATTTTTAGACATTTTACCCGCTCCTTTTTTATAACAAGGTTATGTATACAAACAAACGCACTAAATTAAAAACTTTTAAATTTAGCAGTATTTCTACCATTTTCTTTAGCTTCATAAAGGGCTTTATCGGCTGAATTAATAAAACTATTTAATACATCTTCCCTTTCTATTTTCTGATAATCTACTTCATCGAAATCTACACAGGTAACACCTAAACTAATTGTTACATTATCAGATATCCTAGAAGCTACATGGGGAATATTTAATCCTTCTATTCCTTCCCTTATTCTTTTAGCAACCATTAAAGAATCATCTGATTGTGTATTAGGTAAGATTACTGCAAACTCTTCTCCCCCATACCTAGCAGCAAAGTCGCCTGGGCGTAAGATTAGTTCACTTAATCTAGAAGAGATTACTTTAAGACATTTATCACCTTGCTGATGACCATAAGTATCATTATATTTTTTAAAGTAATCAATATCTAAAATGATCAAGGAGAGTGGAGTCTTGTCACGCTTTGCTCTCTTCCACTCATTATTTAAGGTCTCATCAAAAAGTCTTCTATTAGGTATTTGGGTAAGTTCATCTATAGTGGCTAGTTTTTCTAGCTTAGCATTCATTTCTTCTAGACTTTTTAAAGCATCTTCTAACTCACGTTCTCTTTTTAGACGAGTTTGTCTTTCGCGATTTAATTTCACAGCTGAATCAACTCGAGCTAGCAATTCTAATTTTCGAACAGGCTTTGTGATATAATCAATAGCTCCCGCATTGAAAGCTTTTTCTAAAGTCTCTGTTTCTGTTAATGCCGTAACCATAATTATAGGAATGTTAGAAAGATCGTGATGTCTCTTAAGACGCTCACATGCTTCTATACCATCAATATCAGGCATCATAATATCCATGAGTATTAATTCTATATTGGAAGAATCAATTTTAAAATCTGTATTTTCTTTTTGTCCATTATCATCTATACCTAGTAATTTAAAGGTTTCTTTTGGAGAAGAAGCAAAATATAAATCTTCATATCCTGCCTTATTCAAAAGTCTCTCTAACATAAACCTTATAGTTTTATCATCGTCTACTATCAATATTGCCATCTATATCACCCTTTTCGTAACTTGAAAAGCTTGTCCTTTTCATTTGTCCCCATTCTTTTCTTTTCCTTAAAAAGTCAAAAATCCCTTTTACTCTCCAAAACGTATGTCTCTGGCGATAACCAAAGTTCTCTAAAAATCCAAATAAAAAAAGAATAAGTTTTTCTTTTAAGCTAGAATATTTTCTAAATGTCATCTCTTCAAAAACTATTGAAGTGGTAGATAGTAAAATTCCCATCAAAACTGCTGTAATGAAAAATAGTAAGATAATTTCTCGGCCCGGAAAACCTAGAAAAAAGGTAATAAATAACGTGATAGCAAAAACGACATATCCTAGAAGTTCAAATATGGGACCTAAAAACTCAATGAACAAGAAAAAAGGATAAGCAAGTAAACCCAAAAGTCCATATCTAGGATTAAAGAAAAGTTCTTTATTCATGATAAGACTTTCTCCGAGACCCCGCTGCCATCTACGCCTTTGATTACTTAAAGTATCGATATCCTCCGGAACTTGAGTCCAGCAAACAGGATCCGGTAGAAATACCACTCGATATTCCCTTTCGGATTTTTTTAGTAAGCGATTCAGTTTCAGAACTAGTTCCATATCTTCACCGACAGTATCTTTACTATAACCACCTGCATTAGTAACATGAGATTTTCGAAAAACACCAAAAGCACCGGAAATAATTAGTAAACTATTTATGGATGCCCAACCAACTCGTCCAAATAAAAAAGCCCTTAAATACTCCACTACTTGCATCCTTACAAGGGGTTTTTTAGAAAGTCTCACTTGTTCTATATATCCTCCTCTAATTGTACATTCATTTGCTATTCTTACTGTCCCACCAGCAGCAACAACTCTCCAATCCTGAGAAAATGGCTCAACAATCCGTAATAAAGCTTGTCCTTCTATGATAGAATCAGCATCAATATTACAGATTAAAGGGTATTGCGAGATATTTATCCCTGCATTTAAGGCGTCTGCCTTACCTCCATTGTCTTTATCTACTACTACAAGATTAGGATAGTCAAGGGAGTCATAAACATTATTTATGTCTTCTGTATCAAGGTTTCGTTCAAAGGACCTGCTTGATGGTGTTAAGTTAAAGTTCTTTTTTAACTTATCAACAGTTTTATCTGAAGATCCATCGTTCACCACGACTACTTCAAACTCAGGATAAGAAAGAGCTAACAAGGATTTGACATTCTCGACTATAGTCTCCTCTTCATTAAAAGCTGGAACTATAATACTAATAGGTTTATAGAACTCACTTTGAAAGGTTTTTTTATAATCAGTTATTTCGTTCAAAAACCAGTTCTTCCTAATTGTAAAAAAAGCAACTATATTGAGAAAAATATATGTGCTATTCACTATCAAAAAGTAAAAAATCGCCAGATAGTCAATGGTATATAGTAAATTTGTAATATTCATACAAAAAACCCCTATCAAATATTTTTAAACTTTACTCAGTATATAACGACTTATTTCACCTCTATGGTCCTTTGAATTACTAATAGAATTCAAATAAGAAATATATCCTAAATCATATAACGCCTTAGCAGCATAAAATCTAACCCACCAATTATCATCATTAAGTATATTTTTCATATCATCTCTGTATGTATCCTCTTTAACTTTTCCGATATATTTGGCTACCTGGCTTCTAATGATCCAGTTTTCATGATAAATGAATGGAGTTAGTGATACAGTTGTTGGATATTCAATCCGTGATAATGCTTTTAATACATGAATAATAACTTCGTTATCATCAACATTTGTTAAAATCTTTCCTAGCTGGGGTGCTGCTTTAGTAAACCGATAATAACCTAGAATATCGACCATTAATGATACACTCTGATCGATAGACACACCAAAATCTTCTTCTAAGTTTCTTTGTCCTTCTAACCATTCCTGAATAATATTATTAATTGGAGTACAAACGTCTTTACCAAACCTCACTGCTATTTCTGTAATACCTTCAAAGGTAGTATTAGTATTAATTAACATTCTTCTAAAAACCGGTAAAACTAAGTTCACTTCTTTTGTGTCTGCTATAGCTTTAGCTGCAATTACCATTTCCATGGTTTTAGGCGATTTAAGCATTTTTTTTAAAATAGGAAGAGCCCTTTTATCTCCAAGTTTTCCAAGTATGGTTATTGAAATTAACCTTTTCTTTCTATTTG contains the following coding sequences:
- a CDS encoding diguanylate cyclase is translated as MAILIVDDDKTIRFMLERLLNKAGYEDLYFASSPKETFKLLGIDDNGQKENTDFKIDSSNIELILMDIMMPDIDGIEACERLKRHHDLSNIPIIMVTALTETETLEKAFNAGAIDYITKPVRKLELLARVDSAVKLNRERQTRLKRERELEDALKSLEEMNAKLEKLATIDELTQIPNRRLFDETLNNEWKRAKRDKTPLSLIILDIDYFKKYNDTYGHQQGDKCLKVISSRLSELILRPGDFAARYGGEEFAVILPNTQSDDSLMVAKRIREGIEGLNIPHVASRISDNVTISLGVTCVDFDEVDYQKIEREDVLNSFINSADKALYEAKENGRNTAKFKSF
- a CDS encoding glycosyltransferase family 2 protein yields the protein MNEITDYKKTFQSEFYKPISIIVPAFNEEETIVENVKSLLALSYPEFEVVVVNDGSSDKTVDKLKKNFNLTPSSRSFERNLDTEDINNVYDSLDYPNLVVVDKDNGGKADALNAGINISQYPLICNIDADSIIEGQALLRIVEPFSQDWRVVAAGGTVRIANECTIRGGYIEQVRLSKKPLVRMQVVEYLRAFLFGRVGWASINSLLIISGAFGVFRKSHVTNAGGYSKDTVGEDMELVLKLNRLLKKSEREYRVVFLPDPVCWTQVPEDIDTLSNQRRRWQRGLGESLIMNKELFFNPRYGLLGLLAYPFFLFIEFLGPIFELLGYVVFAITLFITFFLGFPGREIILLFFITAVLMGILLSTTSIVFEEMTFRKYSSLKEKLILFLFGFLENFGYRQRHTFWRVKGIFDFLRKRKEWGQMKRTSFSSYEKGDIDGNIDSRR
- a CDS encoding HEAT repeat domain-containing protein — protein: MTMFNLLIVVIIVMIISIVSLLLFVLINHYLLWVKEHAYQKKSNAWETVLYSYLADEISVSEAAKKMKGDYFDLWSFLKPYLDNLMGQDREKLVYLIKETGMTDYFLNKAKKANRKKRLISITILGKLGDKRALPILKKMLKSPKTMEMVIAAKAIADTKEVNLVLPVFRRMLINTNTTFEGITEIAVRFGKDVCTPINNIIQEWLEGQRNLEEDFGVSIDQSVSLMVDILGYYRFTKAAPQLGKILTNVDDNEVIIHVLKALSRIEYPTTVSLTPFIYHENWIIRSQVAKYIGKVKEDTYRDDMKNILNDDNWWVRFYAAKALYDLGYISYLNSISNSKDHRGEISRYILSKV
- a CDS encoding Hpt domain-containing protein; amino-acid sequence: MSKNKVYVDKDLKDLIPLFLENRYQEIKKMRNALLENDFETIRKLGHTIKGVGGGYGFDYVTELGYKIEEAAKTNDENVVTELLTKLESHLDNVEIVYE